DNA from Onychomys torridus chromosome 1, mOncTor1.1, whole genome shotgun sequence:
GAGGAAGCAAACCCCTAGTGACTTCTTGAAGCAAATCATCGGACGGCCAGTTGTGGTGAAACTCAATTCTGGAGTGGATTATCGAGGGGTCTTGGCCTGCCTGGATGGCTACATGAATATAGCGTTGGTACAGACAGAAGAGTATGTAAATGGACAGCTGAAGAATAAGTATGGGGATGCATTCATCCAAGGAAACAATGTGCTGTATATAAGTACCCAGAAGAGAAGGATGTGAAGACACCAGGAAGCAGCTCTCCTCAGAGTTGGATAGAATTTGTTATgaagtgttgtgttttgttttttgttcttttatgatCTTCGTTGGTGTGTTTTCATAGTggttggtgtgttttgttttggttttttaattgaCATTGAAATAAGATAGAGGTGTTACATTACAAATTGAATCTTAAACTTTTCACATTTACGTTTACTTCTATCTGTACAGaatgctaaaattaaaaacaaaaaaccaaaaaataaaaaaataaatagcgTCTTCATGGAATTTCTCTGAATACTTGACTGTCTCAGCACACAGCTGatttttcaaatgaattaatAAGGGTATACCCTTATCAGCAGTGCCAGGGATTTCAGTTGTATATTCCAAAATATCAGCCaactaaaaacagaaattaagCTAGATATCTTAAGAATTTTACAATAAATTAACTGATGTGCAATAGGATTCAAAAGCTTTGTAGGAGATTTCAGACATAGAACTACTTACATGGagcctcagattttttttttttttttttttttttttttttgagctgaggatcgaacccagggccttgcgcttgctaggcaagtgctctaccactgagctaaaatccccaacccgagcCTCGGATTCTTAAATGACTTCACTCTGTTCTCAAATTTTACTGCAAAATACATGGGTGTTAGAAATGCAGATACTGCTGTTTTATGAAAAAGGGGAAGATTTATTCAGTTGTTAAGATACCATCTCATGAACAAACTAATTCTTTTCCTGAAGTAGTTTTTCAGTGATTTATCTCAATGTCCAGtaaccttttgtttttgttactattttcacatttgatttttcagacaggttctcatgtagcccacactAGTCTTGAACTAACTTAGCTGTgtggcttaggctggccttgaactcttggtgcccctgcttctgtctcctaatTGCTAGGAGTATGTCACTACATGTGATAAACTTTTGCTTTTATATTCAACTTGAAAACTCTTGGTTTTGGCGGGCTGAGGTGGgggttgttgttgggtttttgttgttacttttatttttctgtctgtgtagctttggagcttgtcctggcactcactctgtagaccaggctagccttgaactcagagatccacctgcccctgcgtcctgagtgctggatttaaaggcgtgtgccactactacccagCTGAAAGCTTCTTTTAATATTTAGCTTCAacacttcatttttatatttaacttgaAAGTCCACAATATTTCATTGAACCCCAAATCCACAAATAGTTTTCTGAAAACCACAACCTATAAATGGTGACTTGTCATAATTTGTTAGAAAGAATATTGGCTGGTTTTGGTTCTCAATTATCAATAGTGTTTATATcagatgattttattttgtaataatggTGCTAGGGTGTAAATTTCTAACTATTCTAAAGTTTCTCATCAGTAGTGTTTACATCAGATGATTTAATTTAGTGATTACAGTGCTAAAATAACAAATGTCTAACTATTCTGAAGTTTCTCTTGGAGTGATGTTTTAGTCTTCCAACACTGTCCTTTGGTATGCTTGTGGAGTGCCTTTTTGGAATTGtcgtgcggtgtgtgtgtgtgtggactcaCAGGGGTCCATGgagtgaagactcagaggcaccttaagaatgaGTCTAGCCTTTCTTGGCTGCAGGGGATTCAGCCTGTGAGGACTGAAGCACTTCCCTTCACCCAGGGCATTCTTATTTTTCTCCATATTTACACCTCAGCCAGCTGATTTCCttatgctcaaaacaacctgaaagaagcttccaaaaaatacaatgccaagtgcacaTTTCCCAATTCATCAGGTACCACAGTTTTCTGGGTTTGCCAAACAAAGTTTTACATAGGCTTTGTATCCTTGGaaaactctcagacaagattcacatagggcaaCAAGAGAATCAAAGGGTATCTGCTAAACAAAACATGGATTAGGGGAAGGTGCTAACACTCTGGAGCCAGGCCGGTGTAGCCCAGTGGGAATGCCGACACAGAATTGAAAGTTTTAAATGTAGGATGTGatgacacctgtaatcccagcgttaAGGAAGCTGAGACTGGAGTATTGCCacatttaag
Protein-coding regions in this window:
- the LOC118585353 gene encoding U6 snRNA-associated Sm-like protein LSm6, which produces MSLRKQTPSDFLKQIIGRPVVVKLNSGVDYRGVLACLDGYMNIALVQTEEYVNGQLKNKYGDAFIQGNNVLYISTQKRRM